The following proteins are co-located in the Peromyscus eremicus chromosome 13, PerEre_H2_v1, whole genome shotgun sequence genome:
- the Cxcr2 gene encoding C-X-C chemokine receptor type 2: MGEIMVDNFNLEEFFSGDIDSFNYSSNLPPIPPNAAPCHPENLEINRYAVVVIYVLVTLLSLLGNSLVMLVILYNRSTCSVTDVYLLNLAIADLFFALTLPVWAASKVKGWTFGPAMCKIFSFLKEVTFYSSVLLLACISMDRYLAIVHATSTLIQKRHLVKFVCIAMWVLSVFVSLPILILRNTVKANSLTLVCYEDIGNNTAKWRVVLRFLPQTFGFLLPLLIMLFCYGFTLRTLFKAHMGQKHRAMRVIFAVVLVFLLCWLPYNLVLFADTLMRTKQIQETCQRRNDIDRALNATEILGFLHSCLNPIIYAFIGQKFRYGLLKIMATHGLVSKEFLAKEGRPSFVGSSSGNTSTTL, from the coding sequence ATGGGAGAAATCATGGTGGATAACTTCAACCTTGAAGAATTCTTCAGTGGAGATATTGATAGTTTCAATTATAGCTCTAACCTGCCGCCCATTCCACCAAATGCTGCCCCATGCCACCCCGAAAACCTAGAAATCAACAGATACGCTGTGGTTGTAATATATGTCCTGGTAACCCTGCTGAGCCTTCTGGGAAACTCCCTGGTGATGTTGGTCATCTTATACAACCGGAGCACCTGCTCTGTCACTGATGTCTACCTGCTGAACCTAGCCATTGCCGACCTGTTCTTTGCCCTGACCTTGCCTGTCTGGGCTGCGTCCAAGGTAAAGGGCTGGACTTTTGGCCCAGCCATGTGCAAGATATTCTCATTCCTGAAGGAAGTTACCTTCTACAGTAGTGTCCTGCTACTAGCCTGCATCAGCATGGACCGCTACCTGGCGATCGTCCATGCCACAAGCACACTGATCCAGAAGAGACACTTGGTCAAGTTTGTGTGCATAGCCATGTGGGTACTGTCAGTATTTGTGTCCCTGCCCATCTTAATTCTTCGTAATACCGTTAAGGCAAACTCTTTAACCCTAGTCTGCTATGAGGACATAGGTAACAACACAGCCAAGTGGAGGGTGGTATTGCGCTTCCTGCCTCAGACCTTCGGCTTCCTCCTGCCACTGCTGATCATGCTGTTCTGCTACGGGTTCACACTGCGCACGCTCTTTAAGGCCCACATGGGGCAGAAGCACCGGGCCATGCGGGTTATCTTTGCTGTGGTGCTTGTCTTCCTGCTCTGCTGGCTGCCCTACAACCTGGTCCTGTTTGCAGACACCCTCATGAGGACCAAACAGATCCAGGAGACCTGTCAGCGCCGCAATGACATTGACAGGGCCTTGAATGCTACCGAGATCCTTGGCTTCCTCCACAGCTGCCTTAACCCCATCATCTATGCGTTTATTGGCCAGAAGTTTCGCTATGGACTCCTCAAGATCATGGCTACTCATGGCCTTGTCAGCAAGGAGTTCTTAGCCAAGGAGGGCAGGCCTTCTTTTGTTGGCTCGTCTTCGGGGAACACCTCCACTACCCTCTAA